The Pseudanabaena yagii GIHE-NHR1 genome segment TAGGAATGCCATAGACTTGAATAGACATGAATTTTCTCGGTATAAATGGTGGCTTTTCTCTATACAACAATAGTGTTATGCATCGCTATTGTAAGTGAGAGAGGCAATCTTTTGCCTAATCAACCTTGAATCGTCGTATAGTCTGATTCGTCACCAAAATCCCTCAGATTTGATACGGAATAATTGGGTATGGAAATAGTGTGTCTATGACTATGGAGAATTTCCTGTGCTTCAGGGGAATTGATATGAATTAAGGCTCTCTCCACCGCTTTGCGTACAGAGCGATCGCGATCTTTGAGGAATTGCGAAAGATAAAATACGGCATCATGAGTACCAATTTCCCCCAATGCTGAAGCCGCATCACAACGTACATAGGCATAATCATCCTCTTTTAGGACTTTAGCCAGTAGTGGGACAACTTCCTCCATCCCAATTTGTCCTAGAGTACGGGCAGCAACGCTGCGGGTATGACTAGAAGAATTTTTGAGCATTTGGGCGACAGGTGCGATCGCAGGAACACCAATATTTTTCAGAGCTTGCACAGCTTGCGATTGCACACTGATATCATTCTCGGTTAATAGGCTAGCAAGAGGATGGGCTGATAGCGGTGATTTAATCTGTCCTAAGGCCCAAGCTGCTTCAAACCTTACGGACTTACTACCATGTTTGAGCGCTTCGATCAGGGTAGTCACTGCTAGGGGTGAGCTAATCTGACCTAGGGAGTGGGCTGCATGGACTTTGACAATATCATCGCTGTACTTGAGGGCATCTACTAGAGGTGATACCGCAGGTAGACTTGCGCGCCCTAAGGCTTTGGCTACAGCCGCTTGCACTTGGATCGATGGGTGACGCAATAAACTGATTAAGGCATTAATGGCTTCAGCACTGCCGATCCAGCTCAGTGCCGAGGCTGCCTGCCAAATAATTTGTCGATTAGGATTTTTAGTTGCTTCGATGAGGGGATTAATAGCTAAAGGCGATCGCAAATATCCTAGGGCGATCGCTGCTTTTTTGGAGATGGAAACTTCGTCGCTCTCTAAGCGATCAAGCAATGCAGGAACAACATTTTCACGACAGCGAATAATTTTTTGAAGTGCGATCGAAAAATGATCAGAACGAGCAGCCGCATCAAACTCAGCAAGAATTGCTGACTCCCCCCCTAATTCAGGAGCAGACAGAATATGACGATTGTCGGAAACTGCATACCCCGGAGATACAGGAATCCGATAATCTTCAAGCTTTGGTGGAATAAATTTTGAATTCGGCGGGATTTTGGGTATTTCAGGTGGTTCTTGAGCATTCATATCGGCTGTCCTAATTAAGCATTAATTATGTTGTTTAGTCCCGTTACCCATTACAACAAGCCAAAGGTTCGCTATATTTAACATTACATTTTACGAGCAGAGTCCGCAACACTGGTTACAAAAATCATCTTGCTTTAGGTTGGGTAGTTATCAATTTTTTGCAAAGCTAGATTTTGAGTTCTTTGGGCTCTAAATCGTTGTATATCCCACAAAATGGCTTTATAACAGTGATTTAAACTCAAAATCCTCCAAAAAGTTTTCTAACGTCTAAGCATCTATAATTGTTGAAAGATTACTATGATTAGCTACTTATTTGTGAATCAACGGCAAGTAAATATGTATATGTAACTTAAATGCAAATTATCCATTAATATAGCAATCCCCATAAGTCTAAGAAATTATTTAAGAATTTGAGGGACACAAAAGAAAATAAGAAACTAACTTTTTGGGCAAAGCTTTACCAGAAAAATCGGTTTCTCCATTAACTTGTTGCATTCCAATATATAGATTTTTGTTTAACATTCTAGAAATCTATCTCCCAAAATCTCCCATTATTTGAGAACTTCATGCGGTTTTTAGATTGTACTGAAAGCCTGCAAAATAATGCTAATAGCTAATCTATGAACCAACTTCTGAGCGCCTTTACTTTATTTTTAAGTCTCCTTGTTGAAGCAATTCCCTTTTTGCTGATGGGCGTTTTGCTGTCTGGGGCTTTATTAATATTTGTAGATGAACGCAAGCTTATTAAGATCTTACCCAAAAATCCTTTTTTAGGTGCTTTGGCAGGGAGCCTCCTCGGTTTTATGTTTCCTGTGTGCGAATGTGGCAACGTGCCTGTGGCAAGGCGATTGATTTCTCAAGGTGCGCCGATTTCGGTAGCGGTAAGTTTTTTGTTGGCGGCTCCGACGATTAATCCTGTCGTAATTTGGGCAACTTGGACAGCATTTCGCGACCAGCCTGAAATTGCCGTGCTGCGAGTAGTTTTATCCCTAGCAAATGCGGCGATTGTATCAATGATATTTAGCGCTCAAAAAGATTTACGTCCGATTTTGCAGCCAAATATTGCGATCGCCTTGCCTGCCCCCAAAGTTAAAGTTGGTGCTGTGCCTACAGGTACATTTTTCTTAGGGGAAGATCGCAGTCAGCCTTTAGATTTATCAGGCTATAACACTGAAAGTAATCAAATTATTACGAAATCTTTGCCCGATCGCTTAAATCTATTGTTAGACAATACCCTTGCAGAAATGCGCGAATTAGGCGCAATTTTGGTGTTTGGGAGTGCGATCGCGGCGATCATTCAGGTATGGGTTCCTCGCGATATTATTCTCAATTTGGGGCAGGGACCAGTTAGCTCGATCGTGTCCATGATGATTTTGGCGGCGATCGTTTCCATTTGCTCAACGGTGGATGCATTTTTTGCCCTATCCTTTGCGTCAACTTTTACAGGTGGATCGTTGCTAGCCTTTTTGGTGTTTGGCCCGACGATCGATCTTAAAGCGATCGGTTTGATCTTAACGATTTTCCAAAAACGCGCCGTTATCTATATGTTTTTGCTAACTGCCCAACTCACCTTTTTAAGTTGTCTGTTTATCAATTTCCAAATTCGTTAAGCTACTAAAACCCAGAAAAATTTTTGAAAGCATCGCTTCGCAATGCTTTCAAAAATTTTTTTGGGTTTTAAGTCAGCGCAAAGCGCTGTATGCTGATCAAAAGCTATTCTCCGTTACTAAATTGAAAGGTTGCCCGTGTCTGTTAGTGAATCTGTGCTCGAATCTATCTCTGTCGAATCCATTACTAATGAATCCTTAACCAATATCGATCCCACAGATTTTTCGTTATCTTTACCTGATCCAAATGATGAAGGTTTAGCGGAAGGGCAATTTCTTGCAGAAGTTGATCAAGCATGGCAAGTATGCGATCGCTTTGATTTACAAACAGATATTTGGCGTGGCAGAATTTTGCGAACTGTGCGCGATCGCGAAAAGGCAAATGGGGAAGGTCGTGGCACGGGCTTTTTGAAATGGCTACAAGAACGCGAAATCAGTAAATCTCAAGCCTATTCATGGATTCAACTAGCGAATAGTGCAGATACGCTCATGGCGGATGGGCAGCTAGATGCCGATGATATTCGTCAGTTTAGTAAACGCGCCTTTCTGGAAACTTCCCAAGCGGCTCCTGAAGTGCAGCAACTAATTGTCGATGCGGCTCGAAATGGCGAAAAGATTACCCGTCGTGAAGTGCGCCAACTTTCCGATGAATGGACTGCCATGAGTTCTGATCATCTTCCCGATGATTTAAAAGAGAAGGTTGCTGCTCATACAATCCCCACAAGATATGTGGCTCCATTGGTGCGCGAAATTGATAAATTGCCTGAAGCTTATCAAGTACCGATCAAACAGGCGATCGCGGATGGTTCTGATCTGGACAATATCAAACTCGTCACTGCTGATGCTCAAAGGTTGACTAAATATCTATCGAATACCAGTCAAGTCCAAGCAATTACGCAGCGTTCGGTAAATATCGATCTTGCCCTCGAAGAAGCCCTACGCATCGGATGTCTCAAGCTTGCCTCGGATCTCGTTAGCCAAGCCTCACAACTCGAACAGGCGATCGCGAAACTCTACAGCACATGGAAACGAGTCTCAATGTCCGCCGATCAGCTATATGTAGAAGCAGGTGCAAGTACTCCCAATTTAATTGATTTACTCAATTCTCTTGATTCTCTTGCTAGTCCTAATGTGGCAGTGCAAATTGGGAATGATCAATCAGGACGAACGATTCGCTTACAAATTACAGAAGAGTCTTAAAAAATGTGGGGTGGTGCATTTGCACCACCCCATACTGGTTTAGCAACCACAGAGAAATTACTCTAGGAATTTCATGAATGTGGGTAAGGCTCTTGCGGATAAAAAATGTCCCATCAAAGTTATCTAGCTTCGACTTCGCTCAGCTAACGTTGGCTGATAGGTAAGGCTCTTGCGGATAAAAAATGTCCCATCAAAGTTATCTAGCTTCGACTTCGCTCAGCTAACGTTGGCTGATAGGTAAGGCTCTTGCGGATAAAAAATGTCCTATCAAAGTTATCTAGCTTCGACTTCGCTCAGCTAACGTTGGCTGAGCGGAGTCGAAGCCACAGGTACTTTAGTTAATAGCAAGTCCCTAATGCCAAAATCTATGCACCTTCGCGCAGTTTGTCTAAAATCGAACGATCTTCTAAAGTGGAAGTGTCGCTGGTGATTTCTTGACCAGAGGCTAGCGATCGCAATAAGCGCCGCATAATTTTGCCAGATCGCGTTTTTGGTAATGCCTCGGCAAAGCGAATCTCACTCGGACGTGCGATCGCGCCAATTTCTGAGACAACGTGCTTTTTAAGTTCCTTCGCCAGTTCCTCGCTAGGTTGGCGATCGCCTTCAAGAATTACAAAGGCAAAGATATCCTCACCCTTGACCTCATCGGGCTTACCGACTACGGCAGCTTCCGCCACCGCAGGATGGGAAACGAGCGCTGATTCAATTTCCATTGTGCCTAAACGGTGTCCTGCCACATTGATCACATCATCCACACGACCCATCACCCAGTAATAGCCATCCTCATCCTTGCGAGCGCCATCACCCGCAAAGTAGACATACTTACCATCCTTGGGCGGAATATGTTCCCAATAGCTCTTACGGAATCTCTCTGGATCGCCGTAAACCGTTCGCATCATCCCCGGCCAAGGATGACGCACGACTAGATAGCCGCCTTCGTTATCATTAGCAGGATTGCCATCAAGATCGACAATATCGGGAATGATGCCAGGGAATGGAAGAGTTGCTGAACCGGGTTTGGTGGGAATTGCCCCCGGTAAAGCCGTAATCATGATTCCACCCGTTTCCGTTTGCCACCATGTATCGACAATTGGGCAACGGCTACCGCCGATCACACGGTGATACCACATCCAAGCTTCGGGATTAATTGGTTCGCCCACAGTTCCCAATAGACGCAGGGAAGTTAAATCGCGAGTATTAGGATGATGTTCACCCATTTTGATAAAGGAACGAATCGCAGTCGGTGCAGTATAGAAGACTGTGACCTGATACTTCTCAATCACATCCCAGAAACAACCGAGATTAGAAGCTCTCGGTGCGCCTTCGTACATTAAGGTCGTTGCCCCATTGGAGAGAGGACCATAGACAATGTAGCTATGTCCTGTAATCCAGCCCACATCCGCAGTACACCAATAGACATCGGTATCCTTAAGATCGAAAATCCATTTGGTGGTCATGTGGCTATAGAGGTTATAGCCTGCGGTGGTATGCACGACTCCCTTCGGTTTGCCTGTGCTTCCTGAAGTATAGAGAACGAACAACATATCTTCGCTTTCCATTGGCTCGGCTTCGCATTTAGCGGAAACGCCTTGCTGGAGGTCATGCCACCAATGATCGCGACCTGCGCTCATGGGGATATGCTGTCCTGTCCGCTTCACGACCAGTACATCGGTAACGGAAGGAACTGCGCCATTAGCGATCGCTTTATCCACTTGATCTTTTAATGGCACGATGACATCCTTGCGCCATCCCCCATCGGCGGTGATGACTAGTTTGGCTTCAGCATCCACAAGGCGATCGCGCAAAGCTTCCGCACTGAAGCCGCCAAATACTACCCCATGCACTGCGCCGATTCTGGCACAGGCAAGCATGGCGATCGCGGCTTCAGGAATCATCGGCATATAAATACCTACGCGATCGCCTTTTTTAATTCCTAATTGCTTGAGAGCATTGGCAAACTGGCAGACTTCGCGATGGAGTTGGGCATAGGTGAGGGTGCGCGAATCGCCATTTTCCCCTTCCCAAATTAACGCCGCTTTATTTTTGCGCCATGTGGTCAAGTGGCGATCGAGGCAGTTATAGGAAATATTGATTTTGCCGCCATCAAACCATTTCACCGATGGGGGCTGCCAATCGAGAACGGTGTGCCATTTCTCAAACCAATGCAATTCTTTATCCGCGAGGTCTGCCCAGAAGGCAGCAGGATCGGCGGCGGCACGGTCATATATTTGTTTATATTCTTCTAGACTCTTAATGTGAGCAGCTTGTGAGAACTCAGCCGATGGCTCAAATAAGCGCCTTTCTTGTAAAACTGATTCAATCGTGGGTTGAGACATAGGTATTGCAAGATCTATAGTTAAATCAATTTATAGCGTTTCCCAGTCTAGTGAAGTACGGGGGTGTTTCCTCGCTTGTGTGAAAAGCGCTATAAATCAGGAAAAATTTGATAGTTAATCTAATAAGGTGATGGTTATAACCCTAGTTTAATTTACGCAGATTATTTAATCGAGAAATACTAAGATTCCGCAATAATCGGCAACATCAGCGATTATTTCTGGGTTGATCTTGGGTAAAAGGTTGGTACAGAAAATATGGCGAACAGCAATACCGATTATCTATTTCTCCAAATAAATGCTGTCTTTGATGGCTACAGATGATTGCAAAATAGATTCCTGCGTTTGTGTAGTCATATCCTTGCAAACGGATAGAATGTCGATGACGAAGGTCAGGGGCATTGCATAAATAAAAGATGAATTAGTAAATATAAAGACAATGAGTTTAAGCAATGAAAAAAAATGAAATGTCCAAGGTGTGGTTCAACACATATTCGTAAAAATGGGAAACGAGGAGACAAACAAAATCATATTTGTGCTGATTGTGGTGGTCAGTTCATTGATAACTACTCAGAGCTTGGATATTCGCAAGATGTCAAAAAAATATGCCTAAAAATGTACTGCAACGGCATGGGATTTAGACAGATTGAGAGATGTACCGATGTTAGTCACAACGCAGTAATCAACTGGGTTAATGAAGCAGCAAAGCAATTACCAGAACATCCACCGATTGAGACTATTCCTGATGTTGGTGAACTGGATGAACTCCAGACTTTTGTTGGGTCAAAAAAAACTTGATTTGGTTATGGACTGCGATGAATCATTTTAGTCAAGGCATATTGGCTTGGGTCTTAGGGGATAGGAGTAGTACTTCGACAGGCTCAGTAACCATCAAACCTTTGAAAACTTGTGGACATTGATTAAAGTTTGGCAATGCTATTTCTGGGTTACTGATGGTTACTGCGTCTACAAAATGTTTATCAACTCAGAAGACCAAATTATCAGCAAAACCTACATGACTAGAGTTGAGTGTGAAAATACGAGACTGAGACATTATTTAGCTCGATTGCACAGAAAAACTTTATGTTATTCAAAATCGGAACAAATGTTGAGACATTCAATTCGTCTGTTAATTCACTATCTTAAGTACAAATCATTTCCTTCCTTTACTTGATTCATCTTTTATTTGTGCAACGCCACTTAACTACACTATTATCAAAATCAATATGCTTCCATTGCAGCCCGATCACCTCACTCGGTCTACAACCAGTAAAAAAGCAAAACTGGACATAGGCTGTGTAGTAGCAATAGTGAGGATGCTTTGCAAAAGCCTCAATGATTAGATCTCTTTCCTCTCTGTTAAATGGAGAGATTTCGTTATCTTCACCACGCTGATTTTTAGGCAACTTGATTTCAGATGCCATATCAACAAATGGGTTTTCAGGGATTAGTCCTGATTTCACGCCCCATTTACAGCAAGCATTCAGTTGCACAATCAAACGCTTAGCTGCGTTAGGTGGCTT includes the following:
- a CDS encoding HEAT repeat domain-containing protein, whose amino-acid sequence is MNAQEPPEIPKIPPNSKFIPPKLEDYRIPVSPGYAVSDNRHILSAPELGGESAILAEFDAAARSDHFSIALQKIIRCRENVVPALLDRLESDEVSISKKAAIALGYLRSPLAINPLIEATKNPNRQIIWQAASALSWIGSAEAINALISLLRHPSIQVQAAVAKALGRASLPAVSPLVDALKYSDDIVKVHAAHSLGQISSPLAVTTLIEALKHGSKSVRFEAAWALGQIKSPLSAHPLASLLTENDISVQSQAVQALKNIGVPAIAPVAQMLKNSSSHTRSVAARTLGQIGMEEVVPLLAKVLKEDDYAYVRCDAASALGEIGTHDAVFYLSQFLKDRDRSVRKAVERALIHINSPEAQEILHSHRHTISIPNYSVSNLRDFGDESDYTTIQG
- a CDS encoding permease yields the protein MNQLLSAFTLFLSLLVEAIPFLLMGVLLSGALLIFVDERKLIKILPKNPFLGALAGSLLGFMFPVCECGNVPVARRLISQGAPISVAVSFLLAAPTINPVVIWATWTAFRDQPEIAVLRVVLSLANAAIVSMIFSAQKDLRPILQPNIAIALPAPKVKVGAVPTGTFFLGEDRSQPLDLSGYNTESNQIITKSLPDRLNLLLDNTLAEMRELGAILVFGSAIAAIIQVWVPRDIILNLGQGPVSSIVSMMILAAIVSICSTVDAFFALSFASTFTGGSLLAFLVFGPTIDLKAIGLILTIFQKRAVIYMFLLTAQLTFLSCLFINFQIR
- the acs gene encoding acetate--CoA ligase; translation: MSQPTIESVLQERRLFEPSAEFSQAAHIKSLEEYKQIYDRAAADPAAFWADLADKELHWFEKWHTVLDWQPPSVKWFDGGKINISYNCLDRHLTTWRKNKAALIWEGENGDSRTLTYAQLHREVCQFANALKQLGIKKGDRVGIYMPMIPEAAIAMLACARIGAVHGVVFGGFSAEALRDRLVDAEAKLVITADGGWRKDVIVPLKDQVDKAIANGAVPSVTDVLVVKRTGQHIPMSAGRDHWWHDLQQGVSAKCEAEPMESEDMLFVLYTSGSTGKPKGVVHTTAGYNLYSHMTTKWIFDLKDTDVYWCTADVGWITGHSYIVYGPLSNGATTLMYEGAPRASNLGCFWDVIEKYQVTVFYTAPTAIRSFIKMGEHHPNTRDLTSLRLLGTVGEPINPEAWMWYHRVIGGSRCPIVDTWWQTETGGIMITALPGAIPTKPGSATLPFPGIIPDIVDLDGNPANDNEGGYLVVRHPWPGMMRTVYGDPERFRKSYWEHIPPKDGKYVYFAGDGARKDEDGYYWVMGRVDDVINVAGHRLGTMEIESALVSHPAVAEAAVVGKPDEVKGEDIFAFVILEGDRQPSEELAKELKKHVVSEIGAIARPSEIRFAEALPKTRSGKIMRRLLRSLASGQEITSDTSTLEDRSILDKLREGA